Below is a window of Veillonella rodentium DNA.
TTACTACTTCTTCTTGATCTTCATTCAATATTTTTACATCAAGACCGATACTTTGAAGTTCTTTGAGCAATACTTTAAAGGACTCAGGTACGCCCGGTTCTGGAATGTTTTCACCTTTAACGATTTTTTCGTACGCTTTCACACGGCCTACGACATCATCGGATTTAACGGTCAGCAACTCTTGAAGTGTATAGGCTGCACCATAGGCTTCAAGAGCCCACACTTCCATTTCCCCGAAACGCTGACCGCCGAATTGAGCTTTACCACCCAACGGTTGTTGTGTAACAAGGGAGTACGGACCTGTGGAACGAGCATGAATCTTATCATCAACCAAATGATGGAGTTTAAGCATATAAACATATCCGACCGTAACGCGATTATCCATCGGTTCACCGGTACGACCGTCATATAGTACGGTTTTACCGTCATCAGGACGACCTGCAATCGCCAAGGTTTCGAATACGTCTTTTTCGTGAGCACCGTCAAATACAGGTGTAGCGATATGAATACCCGCTACATCAGGTTTCGGCATGCCGTATTTTTCGTAATCATAGCCGAGGCCTTCCAAGGCTTTGCGGATTTCAACGCGCTTCGCTTCGGCGGATTCAATATCGTTAAGGGTATTCTTAACCTTATCGATAGCGGCCAGCTCCTCTACGAGAGCCGGATCCATTTCCGCCGCTTCTTCTTCGGAGTCGAAATATTCCATATGAAGTGCATTGTATTTAGCTTCCAAAGCTTTGAGCTCCTGATAACGAGCTTCACCGCCCATAACTTTGAATTTCTTCTGCGCCGCTTTTTCTATATGTTTAAGAATTTTCGCTTTCAAATCAATGATTTTTTCATTTTCATCGAAATGATCTACCGTTACATCTTCTGTAACCTTTGCTTCCAAAGCTTCAATTTCACCATATAAATCGCGAACGGCTTCGATTTCATCCCAATAAGAGCTGTCGGTACGCGCTTCTTTCAACACATTCTGAATATGAAGATCCGTTTCTTTAATCTTCATACCTAGACCTTGAACGGCCCAGCCCAAATGAGTTTCAAGAACCTGCCCGATATTCATACGGGACGGTACGCCCAATGGATTCAACACGATTTGTACCGGTGTACCGTCAGGAAGGAACGGCATATCCTCTTTTCTCATAACGCGGGAAACGACACCTTTGTTACCATGACGACCCGCCATTTTATCGCCTTCATGAATCTTACGTTTTTGAGCGATATATACGCGGACGAGTTTATTTACGCCCGGTTGTAATTCATCACCGTTTTCACGAGTGAAAACCTTAACGTCTACTACTTTACCGGATTCGCCATGAGGCACGCGCAGGGATGTATCGCGTACTTCGCGTTCTTTATCACCAAAGATTGCACGTAGCAAGCGTTCTTCCGGCGTAAGTTCAGTTTCACCCTTCGGTGTTGCTTTACCTACGAGGATATCCCCCGGATGTACCTCTGCACCGATGCAGATAATACCGTCTTCGTCGAGATTTCTAAGCGTATCATCACCTGTATTAGGCAGTTCACGCGTAATTTCTTCGGCACCTAATTTGGTGTCACGCGCATCACATTCGTATTCTTCAATATGAATGGATGTATAAATATCTTCCTTGCAAAGTTCTTCACTGAGCAGGATAGCATCTTCGTAGTTATAACCTTCCCAAGGCATAAACGCTACAAGAACGTTATAGCCCAATGCCAATTCACCGCCGTCGGTAGCAGGGCCGTCAGCCAACACCTGGCCTTTTACAACGTGGTCACCTCGATTGACGATCGGTTTCTGGTTAAAGCATGTGGATTGGTTGGAACGAAGGAATTTATTCAAACGGTATGTATCAACACGGCCGTCGCTATCGCGAAGAACGTGAATTTCATTACCCCAGCAACGTACGACTTTACCGGATTCGCGCGCCAATACGCAGACACCGGAGTCAGTTGCGGCTGTATATTCCATGCCTGTACCGACAAGAGGGGCTTGAGCCCGCAAGAGTGGCACCGCCTGACGTTGCATGTTCGCACCCATCAAGGCACGGTTAGCATCGTCATTTTCAAGGAAGGGAATCATAGCTGTACCGATAGATACAACTTCTTTCGGACTAACGTCCATATAGTCGACCTTATCAGGTGTAACTTCCAATACATCATGACCGCGACGGCAGGCAACATGATCCTCCATGAAGTAACCGTCCGCATCAATAGGCGAGTTCGCCTGAGCGATAGTCATACCTTCCTCTTCATCAGCCGTCATGTATACAACGCTGTCAGATACGCGCACTTTAACAACGGTATCGGCTTCTTTACCTTTACCGTAAATTTTTTCAACGCGACGATATGGCGCTTCAATAAAGCCGAATTCATTTACCTTTGCATAGTTGGACAAAGAGTTGATCAAGCCGATATTCGGACCTTCCGGCGTTTCAATCGGACACATACGGCCGTAGTGAGAATGATGCACGTCACGAACTTCGAAACCGGCACGTTCACGAGACAAACCGCCAGGGCCGAGAGCGGATAAACGACGTTTGTGAGTCAACTCCGCCAATGGATTTGTTTGGTCCATGAACTGGGACAACTGGGAAGAACCGAAGAATTCCTTGATTGCCGCCACTACAGGACGAATATTGATCAACGCTTGCGGCGTAATCGATTCAATTTCCTGAATCGTCATGCGCTCACGAACAACGCGCTCCATACGGGTTAAACCGATACGGAATTGGTTTTGCAACAATTCACCTACGCAACGAAGGCGACGATTCCCCAAATGGTCGATATCATCAGTATGACCCGCACCATCCATAAGATTGAGCAAATACGAAATATTAGCAATCATATCTTCTCTTGTAACCGTGCGATGTTCATATGGCAAATTGCAGTTATTGCAGATCACCTTGGAAGACGTGCCGTCAGAATTTTGAATATAGAACTCTGCAAAGCCTTCACCGTCGAACACGTGGCTTTCAGCCACTACACCCAATTGTTCCTCGGAAACCTGCACGCCTGCGTCGAGAATAATTTCACCCGTCTCAGTATCTACGATAGGTTGCGCCAATGTTTGACCCAACATACGTTGACGCCAGCCGAGTTTTTTATTTAATTTATAACGGCCTACGCGCGCCAAATCATAACGGCGGGCATCAAAAAATAAATTATCGAACAAATTACGAGCGGATTCCACAGTTGGAGGTTCGCCGGGACGTAATTTCTTATAAATTTCAACCAATGCTTCATCAGCAGATTGAGTCGTGTCTTTTTCCAGTGTGCGAACGATGCGTTCATCATATACCGGCAATCCGTCCTCACCGGTCTCGCCGTTCCAGAATAGATCGAGGATACTTTCATTAGTATCCCAGCCTAATGCACGAACCAATACCGTTGCCGGTAATTTACGGTTTCGGTCAATACGGACAGACACCACTTCACTCGCATCTGTTTCAAGTTCTATCCACGCACCGCGATTAGGGATAACGGTGGACTCATACAATCGATTACCCATGGTATCGATTTCTTTACCATAGTATACCCCAGGGGAACGTACCAATTGAGATACGATAACGCGTTCCGCACCATTGATGATGAAAGTACCCGTATCAGTCATCAACGGAAAATCGCCCATAAATACTTCTTGTTCCTTGATGTCCATATTTTCCGGATCATTATTTACCAAGCGAATATTTACGCGAAGTGGCGCTGCATATGTAGCGTCACGATTTTTACATTCATTAATATCATACTTAGGTTCACCCAAGCTGAACCCTTCAAAAGAAAGTACTAGATTACCTGAATTGTCTTTAATCGGAGAAATATCGTTGAAAATATTTTGTAAACCACTCTCCAAGAACCATTCATACGATTTACGCTGAATGTCCAATAAATGCGGCATCTTGATAACTTCGTTAATTTTTGCATATGTATAACGAGTCCTTTTGCCTACCTGTTCAGGTTTGAACATATTTGCTTTCACCCCTATCAAACACACCGGTCTACCATTTTCTATAACGGCATGAAAAAGACATCTTACAGGTCTCAGTTTTCCTGCTCGAATAACGTCAAATAAAGCAAGGTCCATTTCATTTTTAAAATAACCTTGCTTCCCGTTAACCAAGCACAACCTTGGAAGAAAACCTCATCACTATTTGTGTTATAGTTTTTGCATCCAAAAGCAGAAAACGCTACTTTTGCAATATATAATTTTATCAGTAATGCAAAAAACTGTCAACCAAAGGGGTTGACAGTTTTTGATTTTCATGTATCATTCATTTGATATCATATCGAAATAGACGTGTTCATATTAATAACGAATCTAAAAACGAATGTTTAGTTTCCCTTATGTTTCAAAAGGTTCGCACCGGCAATACCGGGCCGTGTCATTTCCTTAGGAGATAAGATATGATTGATTTCTTCTTCCGTTAATAAGCCTTGTTCCAAGATGATATCCCGAATAGCACGGCCCGATTTATACGCTTCCTTCGCAAGAGCCGATGCCGTTTCATATCCTAAATGCGGCAACAATGCCGTCACGATACCTACGGAACGGTTGAGCCAGTACTCACATTGCTCCCGATCGACTTCAAGATCCACCAATAATTTATCTACAAATGTATTAACCCCATTTTTGAGGTAGCAAAGATTATTAAATAAATTATATGCCAATACCGGTTCCATTACATTCAATTCAAACTGGCCGTTTTCCACAGCCAACGTGATGGTAAGATCATTACCGATAACTTGATAACACACCTGGTTCAATACTTCCGCGATAACAGGATTAACCTTCCCCGGCATGATGGAGGATCCCGGTTGACGAGGAGGCAACTTCAATTCACCGATACCGCAACGAGGACCGGATGCCATCAAACGGAAATCGTTGGCCATCTTGATAAGTACCAATGCGGTAACTTTAATACCGCTGGAGATATCCGCGAAAATATCCGTATTATTCGTAGCATCAATGAGATTATCCGCTGTGTAGAACGGTTCACCTACGACTTCGCTGAGTTCATACGCCACATCATGAATATAACTAGGCTCCGCATTAAGGCCCGTGCCTACAGCAGTAGCCCCCATGTTGATGACATGAGCGCCTTCAACGGCGGATTTAATACGCTTAATACCGCGGCGTACACCGGATGCATAAGCACCCATTTCCTGACCTAACGTAATAGGAACCGCATCTTGAAGATGAGTACGCCCCATCTTCAAAATTTCACTATATTCTTCCGCTTTCTTTTCCAATTCGTCCACGAGACGTTGTAACGCTTCAAGAAGCGGTTTTGTCTTCAAGATAGCACATACCTTGATAGCCGTCGGAAATGCATCATTTGTAGATTGCGCCATATTACAATGGTTATTAGGGCTAACGATATCATAGTTACCCTTAGGATGGCCTAGAATTTCAAGAGCCCTATTGGCCAACACTTCGTTCATATTCATATTAACAGATGTGCCGGCTCCGCCTTGGATCGGATCTACAGGGAACTGATCCGCAAATTTACCGGCGATAACTTCGTCCGCCGCCTGCGCAATGGCTTTACCGATAGATACATTTAAGCGACCCGTCTTCATATTCGCCAATGCGGATGCTTTTTTTACCATCGCCAGAGATTTGATAAAATCCTGGTCTAAATGTTTACCCGTAATATTGAAGTTCTCTAATGCACGAATTGTCTGTACACCATAATATAGCTCATCAGCTACTTCTAACTCACCCAGAAAATCGTGTTCTTTTCTCATAATAAACCTTCTTTCCAATGTACTATGTCTTTGAAAACGGTAAAATTTTGATAACGTACACTTCATTTATGGCTTCATTATAACATGTATCTTGTATACACAAAAGTCATTTCAAGTATTCCTTACAAACAATATTCTATATAATGTATAGAAATCTATTTTAATGAATAAATATATTAAATTAAAGCTGTATTTAATAATTCTCGCCCCTATAGTACAATAAGATAGACTATGTAAGTAAGGAGTACAACTACATGATTGATAATCATAAATTACGAATAGGCGCACTGTTCTTGTTAACTGTCATCAGTTACGGATTTTACAATGCCTATTTACCTGTAACGGATCCGGTGGAATCCAACTATGTTCTGTCCGCTATCACGATGCTGAAGCATAACTCGTGGATATCGCCCATGATATATGACCAGGTATGGTATGATAAACCGCCTCTCACCTATTGGGCTCTCATGATAACATACAAACTGTTCGGTATATCTGACTTTACATCGCGCATGCCGAATACGTTGATCGCAGGCGCCAGTATAGCCCTGATGTATCATCTTGTATTTCGTATAAAACAATCAACACATCTTGCCGTGACAAGCGCCATACTGCTTTTCAGCACATTGCAGTTCTGGTATATTTCACACGCCATCATAACAGACGGATTTTTATTTTTCTTCTCACTCGGCATTTTCGGCTATTCTTATTTAGCCTTTGAGAATCGCGACAGAGCTTCTATGGTGAAAGCCTATGTGGCAGCCGCTTTTGCGGTCCTCACGAAAGGGCCGGTAAGCATCGTATTGCCGGGACTGATTTTACTGTTATTTATTTGTATGAGGTGGTTCGCTCATAGAGAAAATACAGACTACAGCCTTGCAGATGATATGCGATTACTTTTTAATCCATTAGGCCTTATTCTGTTTTTCATCATCGGCTGCCCCTGGTATATGGCTATGTACACTATACATGGTCAGGATTTCATCATCGGCTTTTTAGGCCTTCATAACATTGATCGGGCCATCGTATCAGAACATCCGAAGTTTAATGTTTGGTACTACTACATAATCCTTATTCCGCTCGCCCTATTGCCATGGACGCCGA
It encodes the following:
- the rpoB gene encoding DNA-directed RNA polymerase subunit beta: MFKPEQVGKRTRYTYAKINEVIKMPHLLDIQRKSYEWFLESGLQNIFNDISPIKDNSGNLVLSFEGFSLGEPKYDINECKNRDATYAAPLRVNIRLVNNDPENMDIKEQEVFMGDFPLMTDTGTFIINGAERVIVSQLVRSPGVYYGKEIDTMGNRLYESTVIPNRGAWIELETDASEVVSVRIDRNRKLPATVLVRALGWDTNESILDLFWNGETGEDGLPVYDERIVRTLEKDTTQSADEALVEIYKKLRPGEPPTVESARNLFDNLFFDARRYDLARVGRYKLNKKLGWRQRMLGQTLAQPIVDTETGEIILDAGVQVSEEQLGVVAESHVFDGEGFAEFYIQNSDGTSSKVICNNCNLPYEHRTVTREDMIANISYLLNLMDGAGHTDDIDHLGNRRLRCVGELLQNQFRIGLTRMERVVRERMTIQEIESITPQALINIRPVVAAIKEFFGSSQLSQFMDQTNPLAELTHKRRLSALGPGGLSRERAGFEVRDVHHSHYGRMCPIETPEGPNIGLINSLSNYAKVNEFGFIEAPYRRVEKIYGKGKEADTVVKVRVSDSVVYMTADEEEGMTIAQANSPIDADGYFMEDHVACRRGHDVLEVTPDKVDYMDVSPKEVVSIGTAMIPFLENDDANRALMGANMQRQAVPLLRAQAPLVGTGMEYTAATDSGVCVLARESGKVVRCWGNEIHVLRDSDGRVDTYRLNKFLRSNQSTCFNQKPIVNRGDHVVKGQVLADGPATDGGELALGYNVLVAFMPWEGYNYEDAILLSEELCKEDIYTSIHIEEYECDARDTKLGAEEITRELPNTGDDTLRNLDEDGIICIGAEVHPGDILVGKATPKGETELTPEERLLRAIFGDKEREVRDTSLRVPHGESGKVVDVKVFTRENGDELQPGVNKLVRVYIAQKRKIHEGDKMAGRHGNKGVVSRVMRKEDMPFLPDGTPVQIVLNPLGVPSRMNIGQVLETHLGWAVQGLGMKIKETDLHIQNVLKEARTDSSYWDEIEAVRDLYGEIEALEAKVTEDVTVDHFDENEKIIDLKAKILKHIEKAAQKKFKVMGGEARYQELKALEAKYNALHMEYFDSEEEAAEMDPALVEELAAIDKVKNTLNDIESAEAKRVEIRKALEGLGYDYEKYGMPKPDVAGIHIATPVFDGAHEKDVFETLAIAGRPDDGKTVLYDGRTGEPMDNRVTVGYVYMLKLHHLVDDKIHARSTGPYSLVTQQPLGGKAQFGGQRFGEMEVWALEAYGAAYTLQELLTVKSDDVVGRVKAYEKIVKGENIPEPGVPESFKVLLKELQSIGLDVKILNEDQEEVVMKELDDEDEAVETGIEDVMDGSAVETDEVTVVEPEAEEEAPADNGGEDDILSQLAYPMDQSSDDED
- a CDS encoding aspartate ammonia-lyase — its product is MRKEHDFLGELEVADELYYGVQTIRALENFNITGKHLDQDFIKSLAMVKKASALANMKTGRLNVSIGKAIAQAADEVIAGKFADQFPVDPIQGGAGTSVNMNMNEVLANRALEILGHPKGNYDIVSPNNHCNMAQSTNDAFPTAIKVCAILKTKPLLEALQRLVDELEKKAEEYSEILKMGRTHLQDAVPITLGQEMGAYASGVRRGIKRIKSAVEGAHVINMGATAVGTGLNAEPSYIHDVAYELSEVVGEPFYTADNLIDATNNTDIFADISSGIKVTALVLIKMANDFRLMASGPRCGIGELKLPPRQPGSSIMPGKVNPVIAEVLNQVCYQVIGNDLTITLAVENGQFELNVMEPVLAYNLFNNLCYLKNGVNTFVDKLLVDLEVDREQCEYWLNRSVGIVTALLPHLGYETASALAKEAYKSGRAIRDIILEQGLLTEEEINHILSPKEMTRPGIAGANLLKHKGN
- a CDS encoding ArnT family glycosyltransferase codes for the protein MIDNHKLRIGALFLLTVISYGFYNAYLPVTDPVESNYVLSAITMLKHNSWISPMIYDQVWYDKPPLTYWALMITYKLFGISDFTSRMPNTLIAGASIALMYHLVFRIKQSTHLAVTSAILLFSTLQFWYISHAIITDGFLFFFSLGIFGYSYLAFENRDRASMVKAYVAAAFAVLTKGPVSIVLPGLILLLFICMRWFAHRENTDYSLADDMRLLFNPLGLILFFIIGCPWYMAMYTIHGQDFIIGFLGLHNIDRAIVSEHPKFNVWYYYIILIPLALLPWTPTIIYRLKSISRKDNFDLLGILWFAVIVVFYSVVATKYITYTLLAIIPCIIWGAEAFITIINKNDKTFTYIISIPFFIYLSIFLTASFTSPELWPAPLMITSAIIPLLLIVSKHFIKTLWQQTIYLLTPIVILYSAVTVTVPPILLNQSGIQFKSYIESSSQKIYVYGTYFTSIRYYTEATPTQVFVHTTDNPLWTEGKTLMPTITKDEFYQVVPKEHGAIIIVPDKYKKKFTESSAYPMTREIGKTATAKIYKVQ